The sequence TTACTTGCGGACCACCCAACTAAAACGGGTAGGAAGGCAAAGGCGGTTCCTGCAATAATGTTAATCATATCAGCAACGCCAGCCCATTGTGGGTAGGCTTCGATGACAGGTTGTTTCATGAAAATATCTGGGCCAGTTAAGAGGTTGTTAACACCTAGTAGTAAACCGGCAGTAATAATTGCAGGTAAAATAGGAACGAAAATTTCAGCAAGACCTAATAATGCTTTTTGGAACCAGTTTGATTTTTCTGCGGAAGCTTGTTTTACTTCTTCTTTTGTCGTATCCGTATCGATACCTGTTAGTTCAGCAAAAACGGCAAATACTTTTTCGACCGTTCCGGTACCGATAATAACTTGGAATTGACCGTTAGCAGAAAATGAACCTTTAACAACATCAATATTATCTAACGCAGCTTCATCGACGATTTTTTCGTCTTTTAAAACTAAACGTAAGCGTGTAACACAATGCGTTGCTGTGATAATGTTTTCCTTACCACCAACGGCATCGATGATTTTTTGGACTTCTTCTCTTGAAAATGACATGATGTTCACCTCATTCTTTCGTATTTGTAAGCGCATACAGATTTAGCAATATATTGCTCAGTTAATTAACAACTCAATCTTACCTTGTATATACAAGGTTGTCAATTTATTTTTTCGGACAGAAAAAAACACCTAAAACAAAGTTCTAGGTGTTTCATATTTCTGAGAGAATGAACAAGGCATTTTACTTTTTATTTAAGTGCTTGGCTACTAACAACGATATCATCGATTAAACCATATGCTTTTGCTTCTTCAGCAGTCATAAAGTTATCACGATCAGTATCTTGTTCGATTTTTTCAATCGGTTGACCCGTACGTTCTGAAATAATTTTATTTAATTTAGCACGTGTCGCCAAGATATGGCGCGCTGCAATTTCAATTTCAGTTGCTTGACCTTGAGCACCACCTAAAGGTTGGTGAATCATGATTTCAGCATTTGGAAGAGCGAATCGTTTACCAGGTGCACCTGCAGTTAAAAGGAATGAACCCATTGAAGCGGCCATACCCATTGCCATTGTTTGCACATCAGCTTTAACAAATTGCATCGTGTCATATATTGCCATACCAGCGGTTACACTACCACCGGGTGAGTTGATGTATAAGTAGATGTCTTTGTCAGGGTCTTGAGCATCAAGGAATAACAATTGTGCAATGATAGAGTTAGCAACATCATCATTAACTTGGCTACCTAACATAATAATGCGGTCTTTGAGCAGGCGTGAATAGATATCGTACGCGCGTTCACCACGTGATGTTTGTTCGATTACTGTTGGAATTAAGTTCATATTGTAGACCTCCCTTTATTTTAACAAGCTATCAATTATACTACACTCTAGGTCAGCCAAGGTCAAATGAATAGACTTGCTAGTTTTGTAGTTTTTAGATAGGCTTTTATAAACTAAAAATGAACGTTGTTTAGTGTTATTTATACACAACATTTTGATTTAGTTATATAATCGTTTTGAGAAACGTTTATATAGGATATTCTATCACATTTAGTAAGATAATAACGAGTGTAAGACATTGACACTCTTGTATATACAAGTTAAAATAGAAGTGTAAAAGGAAGGTGGAATTTGTGATGACGAAGAAAAATTGGCGCGAAGCCAGTATATATCAAATTTATCCAAAAAGTTTTAACGATGCTAATGGAGATGGTATCGGAGATATTCAAGGGATACGTGAAAAAATACCCTATCTAAAAGAATTAGGTATCGATATGGTATGGCTTACGCCAATGCAACCCTCTCCTCAAAAAGATAATGGGTATGATGTTTCAGATTATTGTGCAATCAATCCAGTATACGGTACAATTGAAGAATTTAAAGTGTTGTTAGAAGAGTTACATGCAGAAGGTATCGATATGATGTTAGATATGGTGCTTAACCATACATCCACGGAACATCATTGGTTCCAGGAAGCAAAAAAATCAAAAGATAATCCTTACCATGATTATTATATTTGGCGTGAAGGTGAACCTGAAACGCTACCAAATAATTGGCAATCAAAATTTGGTGGGAGTAGCTGGGCATATAATGATGCAACATCGGAATTCTATTTGCACCTATTTGATGTGACTCAAGCTGACTTGGATTGGCGCAACCCTAAAGTGCGTGAAGAAATAAAAGCCGTATTGAAATTTTGGGCTGATTTAGGCGTAGATGGTTTCCGTTTAGATGTGATTAACTTGATATCAAAAGACGACACATTCCCAGACGATTATGTTGGTGATGGGCGTCGTTTTTATACAGACGGTGAGCATGTCCATGCTTATCTAAATGAAATTAATACAGAAGTCTTCACACCATATGGTATTTTAACTGTTGGTGAAATGTCATCAACTTCAATGGAAGCATGTATACAATACACGCAACCAGAAAACAAAGAATTAGATATGACATTTAACTTCCATCATTTAAAAGTCGATTATAAAGATGGTGATAAATGGCAATTAAAAGATATGGATTTTAGCCAGTTGAAAACATTGTTAAGTGATTGGCAAACAGGTATGCAAGCAGGTGGAGGTTGGAATGCATTGTTCTGGTGCAATCACGATCAACCCCGAATTGTTTCACGCTATGGTAATGATTCTGTTGAATACCGTGAAAAATCAGCAAAAATGTTAGCGCTAGCTATGCACGGTTTACAAGGAACACCCTATATTTATCAAGGTGAAGAAATTGGAGCAACAAATCCGAAATGGCGTTCAATTGACGAGTTTATGGATGTTGAATCAACTAATATGTTTGAAATCATGATTAAAGAAGGCCGAACAGAGGCAGAAGCCTTTGAGATTGTTTGTCAACGTTCACGCGATAACAGCCGTACGCCAATACCTTGGAGTTCAGCAGACAACGCTGGGTTTACTACTGGAAAACCATGGTTGAAAATAGCAGAGAATTATACTACTATTAACGTAACGGAAGCACTCGAACGAAAAGACTCAGTATTCTATTTTTACCAACACTTGATTGCTTTGCGAAAAGCTGAAAAGACGTTAGTTAACGGTCTTTTTAAACGTCAAGATCAAGATGATGCGGCTGTTTTTGCTTATGATCGAGTAGATGGTAAAGAAGTATTGCGCGTTGCGGCAAACTTTACAGATGAAACAGTAACGTTTGAGTGGTCAGAAGATATTCGTCTAGCGGAGACTTTGCTGACAAACTATGAAGGAGAGGCGACAACGTATCAAACCAAAGTACAGTTACGCCCTTACGAGAGCATTATCTGGAAAGGTGAAACGTTAGCCTAACAGGTTCAAGAATATGGGAAATAAGAATAAATTCATGGATATCTATAAGGATCTAGCTCGTGCAATTGATGGGAAAGTGTATCGTGTCGGAGAGCCTTTGCCTAGTGAAAACGAATTGGCACAAAAACATAACGTGTCACGAGAGACGGTTCGTAAAGCTTTAAGACGACTAAGCGAAACAGGCTATATTCAAAAACGACAGGGAAAAGGCTCAATTGTATTAGATAAAACACGGTTTGATTTTCCTGTCTCAGGTTTAACAAGTTTTAAAGAATTGATGGATACTAACTTGTCTGATAATTATACAAAAATCATCCGTAATGAGGAGATGTTTTTGCCGGCTGAACTCGCAGATTCTATGGCAATGCCGCATGACTTTCCTGTTATTCGCCTCACACGCGTACGTTATATTGATGGTGAAGCGGTTATTATTGATGACGATTATTTGTCGAAGAAGTATGTAGAATCGATTCCGGATGAACGTGCTATGATTTCAATTTATGATTATATGGAAAATGATTTAGACTTGAAAATTGATTTTGCACATAAGCAATACACAGTAGAACCTGTTTCTAAGGAAGATGAAACCTTGCTTGATCTCCATGAAGATACACATGTTGTGGTAGTACGAAGCGATGTTCATTTAGAGAATACTGAATTTGTTGAATACACTATTTCGCGTCACCGTTTAGATAAGTTTCGTTTTGTTGATTTTGCGCGACGACAACACTAAATTTAAACAAACGCTTGTCACGATAGAGTTGTGATTGACTTTAATGCTATTGACCTATAAAATAACAAGTGTATTCTAAAATGGATACACTTGTTTATATTTTACAAAAGTAACAACCAACGCCCTTGTAGTATAATGGATAGAACATAAGATTCCGGTTCTTAAGATGGGGGTTCGATTCCCCCCGAGGGCATACTTAGTTAAGTTTTTAAAATGCACGAAAATGTTTAAATGCGGTATAACAGCGTTTTCCCGTTATTTCCAAGCATGAATATAATCTATTGTGAATCAATATTAATTTTATTTTGACATTATTTTGACATTCGTTTATATAATTTTTTTCATAAATTCATTAACTTTAGTGTATTCTTTTTGTTCCATCTCATCCATAACGTGCGAGTATGTTTGAAGTGTAGTAACGATGGTTTCGTGTCCTAATCTTTTTGAAACGTATTTGATATTACAGTCATTGTATAGAAGTAAAGTCGCATGAGTGTGCCTTAAACCGTGACAGGTAATGACTGTAATATTTTCTTTTATACATATGTTTCTTAAGCATTTATTAACAGCATTGTTAGTTATCGGTTTAACTCCGTCATCTGTAAATACTAGATTGTTGCCTGAAAGTTCAACAATGCGGTTTTGTCGCATTTCAGCAAGCCAAGCGACTGTATTATCATCTATAGTAATTGTTCTATTAGATGATGCATTCTTAGTTTTCTTAAATCCACTATTATCAAGATAGTTCCAAGTTTTGTTTATTTTAACCGTTTTGTTTTTCAAATCTACACAGTCCCATGTTAACCCTAATATTTCAGAAAAACGACAACCTGTAGCAATTGCGAATTTTATAAAGTACCTGGACTTGTATTTTAGTGTAAGATTTCGATTGACTGCTTGTAATAATATAGTTGTTTCTTTTTCTGTAAGACACTTTAAAGTATCGTTTTCGTTTTCTCTCCCCGTTAATTCTATTCGAGCGGTTGGATCACGTGCTATTTTACCTTCTTCAAACATCTCTCTTATAAATGATCTAAAGTAAGTATGCCGTTTACGCGTCGTTTCTTTATGATGACTATCTCCAAAATCGTTCAAAGCTGCCTGATACATTTCTTTGGTTAAATCTTTTAGTGCTGTGTCGCTGAAATACTGTTTCGCGAACTTAATTGCGTAAAAATAGTGCTTGTCGTTTTCGATTGTCCGTTTCCCTTTTTTGTATATTTCGAACCATTCTTGGAACGATTCAACAATATCATTATTACCGGCATTTACATCATGACCTTGAAATAATTTTTTTTCAACTTCTGCTGCAGCTATGTTAGCCAATTTTTGGTTAGAAAAACCTGACTTCGATATTGTTTTATATTTACCGTTCTTTTTATAAGAAATGCGATAGCGATAATTACCTTTACTCAATTTTTGTATACTTGCCATAGTTTTAGGCTCCTTTCTATGGTAAAATAGAAAACATAAAGAACCCCCAAATGGTACTTTATACACAATTCACTTTTGAATAAGCACTCCTTAACTTTGGTCGGTTGGGGGAGTGCTTATTTTTTTAGTTTTTAACTTTGAACTCTTTAGGATTTACGATCATTCTGTTTTCCGTAAATAAAACATCGTCATCAGAGTAGTGCATTTTTATATCGAGCGACATGGCATCAGGCGTTCCTATAGTTGTTGCTAAAGCTCCTGATGCAGCGCCATAAAAAACTTGACCTAAACCGTCAGCAGCTTTTTGCTTTTGTTCTTTAGAAACGTATTTAATATCTTGACTTACTTTAACATCGACAGCAATGCTAGTACTATATTTTTTTACTGAGTAGCTCGATACCAAAACAGAAATAGAGTCATTTGCATCGATACTCATCTTAACCAATTCTTTAAATTCTTTTTGATATTCTTTCCATTGATCCTCGCTCATTTTATCGTCTTTCACTTCTTTTTTACTGACTTCTTTTTTGTTATCACTAGCTTTGTTGTTAACTTCGTCCTTTGCTCCTATGCCTATCCCTACGAATATCATTACCAAACTAACTAACATAATTAAAAGTAAAACTTTCACATTCTTTCTTCTGAAATAATTCACGAAGAACAGAACTAAGCTAACAATAAAGATAATTACTGAAATAACACCTACAACTAACATTAAAATTCCTCCAATATTCTTTTTTTATAAAACAACTTTGCCAATAATACGTACGCGTTCAGGCGATAGCTCTCTGTCGTCGTATTTGCTGTTTAACGATTTAAGTATAACAATATTGTCATCGTAGTTGAAATAAACTTTTTTACAAGTGACACCATTACCATCAATATCTACGATAGCGACCTCGCCATTTTCAACTTCGCATTGTTGTTTGTAAAAAACAATTGACCCATCATGTAACAAAGGTTCCATTGAATCACCTTGAATAACTAGTGCGCAATCAGCATTGCGAGGGACATTAGTATCTATCGTTTCATCATATACAGCATCGCCATAACTTACTTCTGTCGGGTTTGCTGCTGTCTTACCTAACACGTAAACTTTTTTATTCTTATCTATAGAAGTGACATTGCTATTTTGTTCTTCTAATTGACGTGAAGCGTAGTTGTAAACTTTCGTTTGACGTTGTTCGTTTAGTTGGCTGTAGATAGACGTAATGTCTTCATCTTCAAACCCAAGAATGTACTCAGATGTACTATCCAAAACACGAGCGAAGTCTTCAACTTTGTTTAAAGGGAACTCTCTTGTTTTATTGAAATAACGAGATAATGCAGATTTAGCCATGCCAACCCTTCGTGCTAATTCACTTAAAGAAAGCTCTTTTTTATTTTTTAAATCAGTTAATATAGTAATTATTTCATCGTTTGAACGCATGTTGTAACCTCCATTTGAATTATATCTACATTATAGCACCGTTCCCAAACGGATACAATAGTTATCTTTTTGAATTCTTTTTGAATGTTATTCCGTTTTTATTGTTGACATACGGGAACGGTGCGTGTTATATTTTAAATGTTCCCAAAAGAGAACGAGAGAAGGAGGTGTAACTTATGACAATTGATTTAAAAAGAATTAAAGCAGAACGTATCGCAAAAGGTTTCACTCAAGATGAGATGGCGGAACAATTAGGTTGGAAAACAAGAACACCATACGCTAAAAGAGAAAACGGTTTGGTGGGGATAGGCGCGGATGAGTTAGGACGTATTGCACACGTATTAGGTTATTCAACAAACGAGTTAGGTATTTTTTTTACCAAGAACGTTCCCGATGAAGAACGAAAATTACAAAAAGTATAGGAGGAAAACAAATGCAAATTCAAAATAAAAAGCCCCGAACTAAAAAAGTTCAGAGCTATAAAAAGATTGACGCTAATAAATTAAGTTGTGGGAAACTTAATTTTCACCTTTTAAAACACCTATCTCAACCAAAAGATTGATTGTAGCGACAAGAGTATTTTTGGTAATGCTTTTCGCTAATAATTCTGATGAAGAATTAAGTAACATTAATTGTTTTTCGTTCAACGGAACATCGGCTTGTTCAAATAAAGAAGGAAGAACAGTTGTTAAGGTAGCTAAACCGCCTGTGTCATAAACTTCATTAGTTTTAGCAGAAATGATTTTTTCAAGTTCAGTAGCGTTCATATCAATATCACCTCCTTTCACATTAATTATAGACGAAAGGAAATACATTATAAAGGAGAAAAAAATGCAAACAATCGAACGAACAATCACAAGTAATGAAGTATCTGAAATGGTAGGGAAGGAACACAGCAAGTTAATCAGAGATATTCGCACTTACGTTGGTTATTTAGCCGAAGCCAAAATTGGCTCGGGCGATTTCTTTATCGAATCATCTTATTCAGATTCAAACAAGCAAGAACGTCCGAATTATTTACTAACCAAACAAGGTTGTGAAATGGTATCAAACAAATTAACAGGAGCTAAAGGTGTTCAATTTACAGCTAGATACGTATCGCGCTTTAACCAAATGGAAAATCATATCAAGCAACAATCAGACACATCAAACCTTAGTCCCGAACTTCAAATGTTCAACGGTATCTTTCAATCGCTCGTTAAACAAGAGCAAGCAACAAAGCAACTCGAAAGTAAAGTGGATAACATCAGCGACATTGTAGGTGTTAATTATACAAACTGGCGTGAAGAATG comes from Brochothrix thermosphacta DSM 20171 = FSL F6-1036 and encodes:
- the clpP gene encoding ATP-dependent Clp endopeptidase proteolytic subunit ClpP — protein: MNLIPTVIEQTSRGERAYDIYSRLLKDRIIMLGSQVNDDVANSIIAQLLFLDAQDPDKDIYLYINSPGGSVTAGMAIYDTMQFVKADVQTMAMGMAASMGSFLLTAGAPGKRFALPNAEIMIHQPLGGAQGQATEIEIAARHILATRAKLNKIISERTGQPIEKIEQDTDRDNFMTAEEAKAYGLIDDIVVSSQALK
- the treC gene encoding alpha,alpha-phosphotrehalase, which translates into the protein MTKKNWREASIYQIYPKSFNDANGDGIGDIQGIREKIPYLKELGIDMVWLTPMQPSPQKDNGYDVSDYCAINPVYGTIEEFKVLLEELHAEGIDMMLDMVLNHTSTEHHWFQEAKKSKDNPYHDYYIWREGEPETLPNNWQSKFGGSSWAYNDATSEFYLHLFDVTQADLDWRNPKVREEIKAVLKFWADLGVDGFRLDVINLISKDDTFPDDYVGDGRRFYTDGEHVHAYLNEINTEVFTPYGILTVGEMSSTSMEACIQYTQPENKELDMTFNFHHLKVDYKDGDKWQLKDMDFSQLKTLLSDWQTGMQAGGGWNALFWCNHDQPRIVSRYGNDSVEYREKSAKMLALAMHGLQGTPYIYQGEEIGATNPKWRSIDEFMDVESTNMFEIMIKEGRTEAEAFEIVCQRSRDNSRTPIPWSSADNAGFTTGKPWLKIAENYTTINVTEALERKDSVFYFYQHLIALRKAEKTLVNGLFKRQDQDDAAVFAYDRVDGKEVLRVAANFTDETVTFEWSEDIRLAETLLTNYEGEATTYQTKVQLRPYESIIWKGETLA
- the treR gene encoding trehalose operon repressor, translating into MGNKNKFMDIYKDLARAIDGKVYRVGEPLPSENELAQKHNVSRETVRKALRRLSETGYIQKRQGKGSIVLDKTRFDFPVSGLTSFKELMDTNLSDNYTKIIRNEEMFLPAELADSMAMPHDFPVIRLTRVRYIDGEAVIIDDDYLSKKYVESIPDERAMISIYDYMENDLDLKIDFAHKQYTVEPVSKEDETLLDLHEDTHVVVVRSDVHLENTEFVEYTISRHRLDKFRFVDFARRQH
- a CDS encoding site-specific integrase — protein: MASIQKLSKGNYRYRISYKKNGKYKTISKSGFSNQKLANIAAAEVEKKLFQGHDVNAGNNDIVESFQEWFEIYKKGKRTIENDKHYFYAIKFAKQYFSDTALKDLTKEMYQAALNDFGDSHHKETTRKRHTYFRSFIREMFEEGKIARDPTARIELTGRENENDTLKCLTEKETTILLQAVNRNLTLKYKSRYFIKFAIATGCRFSEILGLTWDCVDLKNKTVKINKTWNYLDNSGFKKTKNASSNRTITIDDNTVAWLAEMRQNRIVELSGNNLVFTDDGVKPITNNAVNKCLRNICIKENITVITCHGLRHTHATLLLYNDCNIKYVSKRLGHETIVTTLQTYSHVMDEMEQKEYTKVNEFMKKII
- a CDS encoding XRE family transcriptional regulator, with product MRSNDEIITILTDLKNKKELSLSELARRVGMAKSALSRYFNKTREFPLNKVEDFARVLDSTSEYILGFEDEDITSIYSQLNEQRQTKVYNYASRQLEEQNSNVTSIDKNKKVYVLGKTAANPTEVSYGDAVYDETIDTNVPRNADCALVIQGDSMEPLLHDGSIVFYKQQCEVENGEVAIVDIDGNGVTCKKVYFNYDDNIVILKSLNSKYDDRELSPERVRIIGKVVL
- a CDS encoding helix-turn-helix domain-containing protein; the protein is MTIDLKRIKAERIAKGFTQDEMAEQLGWKTRTPYAKRENGLVGIGADELGRIAHVLGYSTNELGIFFTKNVPDEERKLQKV
- a CDS encoding Rha family transcriptional regulator — its product is MQTIERTITSNEVSEMVGKEHSKLIRDIRTYVGYLAEAKIGSGDFFIESSYSDSNKQERPNYLLTKQGCEMVSNKLTGAKGVQFTARYVSRFNQMENHIKQQSDTSNLSPELQMFNGIFQSLVKQEQATKQLESKVDNISDIVGVNYTNWREECNKLINKVVNVRGGFDEHKNVRSEIHKEVDKRAGVSLSIRLTNKRRRMADNGVSVSQRNKLSKTDVIAEDKKLIEIYTVVVKELAIKYKVF